The Phoenix dactylifera cultivar Barhee BC4 chromosome 12, palm_55x_up_171113_PBpolish2nd_filt_p, whole genome shotgun sequence genome has a window encoding:
- the LOC103705904 gene encoding protein SCARECROW 2-like produces the protein MAFPSCLLLPSPSSSHDPPTISTPPLLSRSQQQQLEQEELLFYLHLQQQQHQEKLDKMVRKRPASELDLQPDSSSYPNPTRRGGGNSSSAALPAAFIGDLQAQSPLLFETSLTPNPPPILLQALPPQLPAPPAVCGFSGPPLLPTDAERGGGSGAEGLQLLGSSGIGGSSDDGSGDAAAATAWIDGIIRDLISSATAEVSIPQLIHNVREVIHPCNPGLAAVLEYRLRSLTLVPPPFPLLPSGGAAEPSEKRRRPAPALPEIPPPPKRIDPSPSFPSCAAGASSQQLPSWEEPNPNPSPSYPRFPTPQQPRPQRSSASASSDEATAATAAAAAAAAAAKERKEEIRQQKRDEEGLHLLTLLLQCAEAVAADNLEEANRLLLEISELSTPFGTSAQRVAAYFSEAMSARLVSSCLGLYAPLPSVPHRARLVSAFQVFNGISPFVKFSHFTANQAIQEAFEREDRVHIIDLDIMQGLQWPGLFHILASRPGGPPRVRLTGLGSSMEALEATGKRLSDFAQTLGLPFEFCPVAEKVGNLDPDRLGVNRREALAVHWLHHSLYDVTGSDTNTLWLLQRLAPKVVTMVEQDLSQTGSFLSRFVEAIHYYSALFDSLGASYGEDSQERHIVEQQLLSREIRNVLSVGGPARTGEVKFGNWREKLSQSGFRVISLAGNAAAQATLLLGMFPSDGYTLVEENGTLKLGWKDLCLLTASAWRPIHPPSSTTTTTTTTATATATTLCSSR, from the exons ATGGCCTTCCCGTCttgcctcctcctcccttctccctcttcaTCCCATGATCCCCCAACTATTTCTacaccccctctcctctcccgcTCCCAACAACAACAACTAGAACAAGAAGAACTGCTCTTTTACTTGCACctacagcagcagcagcaccaAGAGAAGTTAGACAAAATGGTGCGCAAGCGTCCAGCCTCCGAGCTCGACCTCCAGCCCGACTCCTCCTCTTACCCCAACCCCACCCGCCGAGGGGGGGGCAACTCCTCCTCGGCCGCGCTACCCGCCGCTTTTATAGGCGATCTTCAAGCACAATCGCCTCTACTGTTCGAGACGAGTCTCACCCCCAACCCTCCTCCCATTCTCTTGCAGGCGCTACCGCCTCAGCTGCCGGCTCCGCCGGCTGTGTGCGGGTTCTCCGGGCCGCCGCTGCTCCCGACCGATGCGGAGCGGGGCGGTGGATCGGGTGCGGAGGGGTTGCAGCTTTTAGGTTCGTCCGGCATTGGTGGGTCCTCTGACGACGGGAGTGGGGACGCTGCGGCCGCCACGGCGTGGATAGATGGGATCATCCGGGATTTGATCAGCAGCGCGACGGCGGAGGTGTCGATCCCCCAGCTTATCCACAACGTTCGGGAGGTTATCCATCCGTGTAACCCCGGCCTCGCCGCTGTCCTCGAGTACCGCCTTCGGTCCTTGACGTTAGTTCCGCCGCCTTTTCCGTTGCTTCCCAGCGGCGGAGCGGCGGAGCCGTCGGAGAAGCGGAGGCGCCCGGCTCCGGCGCTGCCGGAGATACCGCCACCGCCGAAGCGAATCGATCCATCGCCGTCGTTCCCGTCCTGCGCCGCCGGAGCGTCCAGCCAGCAGCTCCCTAGCTGGGAGGAACCCAATCCGAATCCAAGTCCCAGCTATCCTCGGTTCCCTACCCCCCAGCAACCCCGTCCGCAGCGGAGCTCGGCGTCCGCCTCCTCCGACGAGGCCACCGCGGCGACCGCTGCCGCGGCGGCCGCGGCAGCGGCGGCGaaggagagaaaggaagagatcCGCCAGCAGAAGCGCGACGAGGAGGGGCTCCACCTTCtcaccctcctcctccagtgCGCGGAGGCGGTGGCCGCAGATAACCTGGAGGAGGCGAACCGCCTATTACTCGAGATCTCAGAGCTCTCGACCCCGTTCGGCACCTCCGCCCAGCGCGTGGCCGCCTACTTCTCCGAGGCGATGTCGGCCCGCCTCGTGAGCTCCTGCCTGGGCCTCTACGCGCCGCTCCCCTCCGTCCCCCACCGCGCCCGCCTCGTCTCGGCCTTCCAGGTCTTCAACGGCATCAGCCCCTTCGTCAAGTTCTCCCACTTCACCGCCAACCAGGCCATCCAGGAGGCGTTCGAGCGCGAGGACCGCGTGCACATCATCGACCTCGACATCATGCAAGGCCTCCAGTGGCCGGGCCTGTTCCACATCCTCGCCTCCCGCCCCGGCGGCCCACCGCGCGTCCGGCTGACCGGGCTCGGTTCGTCCATGGAGGCTCTGGAGGCGACGGGGAAGAGGCTGTCGGACTTCGCGCAAACACTTGGTCTGCCGTTCGAGTTCTGCCCGGTGGCGGAGAAGGTGGGGAATTTGGACCCCGACCGGTTGGGGGTGAACCGGAGGGAGGCCCTGGCCGTTCACTGGCTCCACCACTCCCTCTACGACGTCACGGGCTCTGACACCAATACACTGTGGCTTCTCCAGCG GCTGGCGCCGAAGGTGGTAACAATGGTGGAGCAAGACCTGAGCCAAACAGGCTCATTTCTCTCCCGTTTCGTGGAGGCCATCCACTACTACTCGGCCCTCTTCGACTCCCTGGGCGCCAGCTACGGCGAGGACAGCCAGGAACGGCATATCGTCGAGCAGCAGCTCCTCTCTCGGGAGATCCGCAACGTGCTCTCCGTCGGCGGGCCGGCGCGCACCGGCGAGGTCAAGTTCGGCAACTGGAGGGAGAAGCTCAGCCAGTCCGGGTTCCGCGTCATCTCCCTCGCGGGCAACGCCGCCGCCCAGgccaccctcctcctcggcATGTTCCCCTCCGACGGCTACACTCTTGTCGAAGAGAACGGCACTCTCAAGCTCGGCTGGAAGGACCTCTGCCTCCTCACTGCCTCCGCCTGGCGGCCCATCCACCCTccctcctccaccaccaccaccaccaccacaaccgccaccgccaccgccaccaCTCTTTGCTCCTCCCGGTAG
- the LOC103705903 gene encoding TLC domain-containing protein 4-B-like isoform X2 codes for MEISVRPSKFFGRYRSSPALSCARSGFSTLHAVLAAAVSFYLVVISDLFKDGACEELMINRKSVLSDTMFGISLGYFLSDLAMILWFFPSLGGKEYVLHHGLSMYAIFFSLILGKAHIYVLMVLFSEATTPFVNLRWYLDNAWQKSSKLYIYNGMALFLGWLVARILLFIYFFTHIYLHFDQVKTILPLGRYSLAIVPPVLALMNVFWFWKIFKGMMKTLSKKRHTK; via the exons ATGGAAATTTCGGTCCGACCGAGCAAATTCTTTGGCCGGTATCGGTCTTCTCCGGCATTATCATGTGCAAGATC GGGTTTCTCCACATTGCATGCAGTGCTTGCTGCAGCAGTTTCTTTCTATCTGGTAGTGATATCAGACCTTTTCAAGGATGGTGCTTGTGAAGAGCTAATGATAAACAGAAAATCAGTGCTATCAGACACCATGTTTGGA ATTTCTCTGGGTTATTTTCTCTCAGACTTGGCAATGATTCTATGGTTTTTCCCTTCTTTAGGTGGCAAGGAATAT GTCTTGCATCATGGGCTCTCGAtgtatgcaatttttttttctctgataCTCGGCAAAGCACATATTTACGTACTCATGGTTTTATTTTCTGAAGCTACAACTCCCTTTGTAAATCTCAGATG GTATCTGGATAATGCTTGGCAGAAAAGTTCGAAACTGTATATTTACAATGGCATGGCCTTGTTCCTTGGATGGCTG GTTGCAaggatccttctcttcatctatTTCTTCACCCACATATATCTTCATTTTGATCAG GTGAAGACAATACTTCCTCTTGGGCGTTACAGTTTGGCGATTGTTCCACCAGTGCTGGCATTAATGAATGTATTTTGGTTTTGGAAAATATTCAAAGGCATGATGAAGACTCTGTCCAAAAAGAGGCACACAAAATGA
- the LOC103705903 gene encoding TLC domain-containing protein 4-B-like isoform X1 has product MDGNFGPTEQILWPVSVFSGIIMCKIVYEITCLISLRYFKAYNKLSKLQKIEWNNRGFSTLHAVLAAAVSFYLVVISDLFKDGACEELMINRKSVLSDTMFGISLGYFLSDLAMILWFFPSLGGKEYVLHHGLSMYAIFFSLILGKAHIYVLMVLFSEATTPFVNLRWYLDNAWQKSSKLYIYNGMALFLGWLVARILLFIYFFTHIYLHFDQVKTILPLGRYSLAIVPPVLALMNVFWFWKIFKGMMKTLSKKRHTK; this is encoded by the exons ATGGATGGAAATTTCGGTCCGACCGAGCAAATTCTTTGGCCGGTATCGGTCTTCTCCGGCATTATCATGTGCAAGATC GTATATGAAATTACATGTCTGATCAGCTTGAGGTACTTTAAGGCATATAACAAGCTAAGCAAATTACAAAAAATTGAGTGGAACAATAG GGGTTTCTCCACATTGCATGCAGTGCTTGCTGCAGCAGTTTCTTTCTATCTGGTAGTGATATCAGACCTTTTCAAGGATGGTGCTTGTGAAGAGCTAATGATAAACAGAAAATCAGTGCTATCAGACACCATGTTTGGA ATTTCTCTGGGTTATTTTCTCTCAGACTTGGCAATGATTCTATGGTTTTTCCCTTCTTTAGGTGGCAAGGAATAT GTCTTGCATCATGGGCTCTCGAtgtatgcaatttttttttctctgataCTCGGCAAAGCACATATTTACGTACTCATGGTTTTATTTTCTGAAGCTACAACTCCCTTTGTAAATCTCAGATG GTATCTGGATAATGCTTGGCAGAAAAGTTCGAAACTGTATATTTACAATGGCATGGCCTTGTTCCTTGGATGGCTG GTTGCAaggatccttctcttcatctatTTCTTCACCCACATATATCTTCATTTTGATCAG GTGAAGACAATACTTCCTCTTGGGCGTTACAGTTTGGCGATTGTTCCACCAGTGCTGGCATTAATGAATGTATTTTGGTTTTGGAAAATATTCAAAGGCATGATGAAGACTCTGTCCAAAAAGAGGCACACAAAATGA